One window of the Synechococcus sp. CC9311 genome contains the following:
- a CDS encoding DUF1350 family protein translates to MSRWQRQQGCWCLWPASPQGLIEFIGGSYLATNPQISYRRLLEGLAARQFAVHAWSYVPGFDHQLQAREGWQALRTCRSALNQRLGQDLLPVRVGHSLGCKLHLLAPDGGRNSLAMAALSFNNFTAERSIPLLGTLAPSLGVVTEFSPGPEETLRLIERYYLQPHNLVIRFGTDQLDQSQDLMQALSRRSGDQSQFVAMKGDHLTPASAGLRQGLLGDWADDPSRARVIGELIDSIANVGLGLERQR, encoded by the coding sequence ATGAGCCGCTGGCAGCGACAACAGGGCTGCTGGTGCCTCTGGCCTGCTTCACCGCAAGGATTGATCGAATTCATTGGCGGAAGCTACCTCGCCACCAACCCGCAGATCAGTTACCGGCGTCTGTTGGAAGGATTGGCTGCCCGTCAGTTCGCGGTCCACGCTTGGAGCTATGTGCCAGGTTTCGACCATCAGCTGCAGGCGCGAGAAGGTTGGCAAGCCCTGCGCACCTGTCGCTCTGCTTTAAATCAGCGTTTAGGACAAGATCTCCTTCCAGTCCGCGTTGGTCACAGCTTGGGTTGCAAGTTGCATTTGCTGGCCCCGGACGGCGGACGCAACAGTCTTGCGATGGCCGCATTGAGTTTCAACAATTTCACCGCTGAACGGTCGATTCCCCTCCTTGGCACCCTGGCGCCAAGCCTCGGTGTGGTCACGGAATTCAGTCCTGGTCCTGAGGAAACACTGCGCTTGATCGAACGCTATTACTTGCAGCCCCACAATTTGGTGATTCGCTTTGGGACGGATCAGCTTGATCAAAGCCAGGACTTGATGCAGGCGCTGAGTAGGCGATCCGGTGACCAAAGCCAGTTTGTTGCCATGAAGGGAGATCACCTCACCCCCGCCAGTGCGGGACTTCGACAGGGGCTCCTCGGAGATTGGGCCGATGATCCATCAAGAGCCAGGGTGATCGGCGAACTGATTGATTCCATCGCCAACGTGGGACTTGGTCTTGAACGTCAGCGATGA
- a CDS encoding 3'-5' exonuclease gives MESGAVPGQLNLLGEFQVEEPKPLPEQPREERDASAARTLLIIDTETSGLDPEAHHCLEIGAILFDVSSRQILAQMSCLLPVESNAAEAINRIPAAVTRLPQPWEPGLHYFQELLKAADLLVAHNAAFDQQWFGRGHLPATDLPWLCSMEDMRWPKEKQLRSRPSVRDLALAYEIPVWAAHRALSDCIYLAEVFRRCDQLEQLIERGLEPRSLMKAQVSYDDRQLARDAGFRWNDPVKGAWTRRLSEREVNELPFAVVPQDEI, from the coding sequence ATGGAATCAGGCGCTGTTCCTGGTCAATTGAATCTTCTGGGTGAGTTCCAGGTTGAAGAGCCGAAGCCTCTGCCGGAGCAACCAAGGGAAGAGCGCGATGCCTCCGCTGCGCGCACCCTCTTGATCATTGATACGGAAACATCAGGCCTGGACCCTGAAGCCCATCACTGCCTTGAAATCGGGGCAATTTTGTTTGATGTGTCAAGCCGGCAGATCCTGGCCCAGATGTCTTGTCTGTTGCCCGTTGAATCCAATGCAGCTGAGGCCATCAATCGCATCCCCGCGGCAGTGACGCGTCTGCCACAACCCTGGGAACCAGGACTCCACTACTTCCAAGAATTACTGAAAGCTGCAGATCTTCTGGTGGCACACAACGCGGCCTTCGACCAACAGTGGTTTGGCAGGGGCCATCTTCCTGCAACAGATCTGCCGTGGCTCTGCAGCATGGAAGACATGCGATGGCCGAAAGAAAAGCAGCTCAGATCTCGCCCCTCCGTACGAGACCTGGCATTGGCCTACGAGATTCCGGTTTGGGCTGCCCATCGCGCTCTCAGCGATTGCATCTATCTGGCCGAAGTGTTCCGACGTTGCGATCAACTTGAACAACTGATTGAACGTGGACTCGAACCCCGTTCCTTAATGAAAGCTCAGGTCTCGTACGACGATCGCCAGCTCGCTCGAGATGCAGGCTTCCGCTGGAATGATCCGGTGAAAGGAGCCTGGACCAGGCGTCTCAGCGAACGTGAAGTAAACGAACTGCCATTTGCAGTGGTGCCACAAGACGAGATTTGA
- a CDS encoding NAD(P)H dehydrogenase assembly family protein yields MTVSIGDQVQLISPMPYLKTADPMPMLRPSDLVGSDESGAVVALHPLEIAAVRFRRGTFLIPIDRLCPAESEKEQ; encoded by the coding sequence ATGACCGTTTCTATCGGTGACCAAGTTCAACTGATCAGCCCGATGCCCTATCTCAAAACGGCAGATCCCATGCCGATGCTTCGTCCTTCCGATCTCGTTGGCAGTGATGAATCAGGAGCGGTGGTGGCTCTTCATCCCCTCGAGATTGCCGCAGTGCGCTTCCGTCGCGGCACATTTTTAATTCCGATTGATCGTTTATGTCCTGCTGAATCAGAAAAGGAGCAATAA
- a CDS encoding biotin transporter BioY, whose amino-acid sequence MRALATWSGAIAGLLLILVGGLIPAAILLPVAELPPRLLSLPSTWQVPALLLCALVCGPRSGVIAAVAYITVGLVDLPVFHDGGGLAYVLTPAFGYLAGFVPAAWLTGRLAHQAGMNDLARLTLAGIAGVVTIQLCGILNLLLGAGLGRWNDSLLDLLFSYSIGPLLAQLALCVAIALIALPIRRLLWIE is encoded by the coding sequence GTGCGGGCTCTTGCCACCTGGAGCGGCGCAATCGCGGGACTGCTTCTCATTCTTGTGGGAGGTTTGATCCCGGCTGCCATCCTGCTGCCGGTTGCAGAACTCCCCCCCCGATTGCTGAGTTTGCCCAGCACCTGGCAAGTTCCAGCACTCCTGCTGTGCGCCCTTGTCTGCGGCCCACGATCAGGCGTGATCGCAGCGGTTGCTTACATCACTGTGGGACTGGTTGATCTTCCTGTCTTTCATGACGGTGGAGGTTTGGCCTACGTGCTCACTCCCGCCTTTGGTTATCTCGCTGGCTTTGTGCCAGCAGCCTGGCTCACCGGACGGCTCGCCCATCAAGCGGGAATGAACGACTTAGCAAGGCTCACTTTGGCGGGCATCGCCGGTGTGGTCACAATTCAGCTGTGCGGAATTCTTAATTTGTTGCTCGGAGCGGGGTTGGGCCGTTGGAATGATTCACTTCTTGATTTGTTGTTCAGCTACAGCATCGGCCCGTTGCTAGCCCAACTGGCTCTTTGCGTCGCAATCGCCTTGATTGCGCTTCCAATTCGTCGTCTGCTCTGGATCGAATGA
- a CDS encoding YcjF family protein, with protein MKGSNRLILLGAAGLIVLLVLGLVLQAIRNLLWDLSYILPPWLVGPVLLIGTILVIALVVQVGWPLWKGWKSRRGATKATTTAPSPPGSRRQAAEQSLESIDRLLERLQDDVARKALHLERERVARELARGDLVVVVFGTGSSGKTSLIRALLQDIVGSVGAPMGSTTGSQTYRLRLNKLERGLQLVDTPGILESGLDGRDREQEARERASRADLMLVVVDGDLRSAEWDVVRSLAGLGKRLMLVLNKCDLRGEEEEKRLLALLRGRCQGLLSAEDVIPTSASPQSLPRPGQKPWQPPAEVAVLLQRMAVVLHADGEELLADNILLQCRTLGDKGRSLLNRQRQTEARRIVDRYSWISAGVVAATPLPGIDLLGTAAVNAQMVMEVAKVYNVQLTRAKAQELAVSVGRTLAGLGVVKGGVALIGTALSVNLPTLLLGKAVQGVAAAWLTRIAGASFITYFQQDQDWGDGGVQDVVQRHYDLNRRDSALKRFLDTALRQVVEPLRQTAKKRLPPQPGPRAEEDASGRGHQEP; from the coding sequence ATGAAGGGATCCAATCGCCTGATTTTGTTGGGTGCAGCGGGGCTGATCGTCCTGCTGGTGCTTGGGCTGGTGCTCCAAGCCATTCGCAACCTGCTCTGGGATCTCAGCTACATCCTTCCGCCCTGGCTTGTGGGTCCAGTGCTGCTCATCGGCACCATCCTGGTGATTGCCTTAGTCGTGCAGGTTGGCTGGCCGTTGTGGAAGGGATGGAAAAGCCGTCGCGGTGCCACAAAAGCCACCACGACAGCTCCTTCTCCACCGGGGTCGCGTCGTCAAGCGGCTGAACAAAGTCTGGAAAGCATTGATCGCCTTCTGGAACGTCTCCAAGACGATGTCGCCCGGAAAGCACTACATCTGGAGCGCGAGCGCGTCGCACGTGAATTGGCACGCGGAGATTTAGTGGTGGTGGTGTTTGGCACAGGCTCCAGTGGGAAAACATCCCTGATTCGTGCCCTCCTCCAAGACATCGTTGGGAGTGTTGGAGCTCCAATGGGCTCCACAACTGGCAGCCAAACCTATCGGCTGCGTCTCAACAAGCTGGAGCGCGGACTGCAATTGGTCGACACACCAGGAATCCTCGAAAGCGGACTGGATGGAAGAGATCGTGAACAAGAAGCCCGTGAACGCGCTAGCCGTGCTGACTTGATGCTGGTGGTGGTGGATGGTGATCTTCGTTCTGCTGAATGGGATGTAGTGCGCAGCCTTGCGGGCTTGGGCAAGCGCTTGATGTTGGTCTTGAACAAATGCGATTTACGAGGAGAGGAGGAGGAAAAGCGTCTACTGGCCTTGCTTCGCGGACGTTGCCAAGGCCTTCTCTCCGCTGAAGACGTGATCCCGACCAGTGCCTCTCCCCAATCTTTGCCAAGACCTGGCCAGAAACCTTGGCAACCTCCAGCTGAGGTAGCTGTGCTGCTCCAACGCATGGCCGTGGTGCTCCATGCCGACGGCGAAGAGCTTCTGGCCGACAACATTCTTCTGCAATGCAGAACACTGGGAGACAAGGGTCGATCGCTTCTCAACCGACAGCGTCAGACCGAAGCGCGACGAATCGTGGATCGTTACAGCTGGATTAGTGCAGGCGTTGTGGCAGCGACACCACTCCCGGGTATCGACTTGCTTGGCACCGCGGCGGTGAATGCCCAGATGGTGATGGAGGTCGCGAAGGTCTACAACGTGCAGTTGACCCGCGCCAAAGCTCAGGAGTTGGCCGTGTCGGTGGGTAGAACTCTGGCGGGCCTGGGCGTTGTCAAAGGCGGTGTCGCCTTGATCGGCACCGCACTCAGCGTGAATCTGCCCACCCTGCTACTCGGAAAAGCCGTTCAGGGTGTGGCTGCTGCGTGGTTAACCCGGATTGCAGGAGCCAGTTTCATCACCTATTTCCAACAAGATCAAGATTGGGGAGATGGTGGCGTGCAAGACGTAGTGCAACGTCACTACGACCTCAACCGACGCGATAGTGCCCTCAAACGCTTTCTCGACACCGCTCTCAGACAAGTGGTGGAACCACTGCGACAGACGGCAAAGAAGCGGTTACCACCCCAACCAGGGCCTCGGGCGGAGGAGGACGCATCGGGCCGCGGGCATCAAGAACCGTGA
- the lspA gene encoding signal peptidase II — protein sequence MISRSNRLIRRRTIVLISLLILLLDQASKYWARSQLLPNLSQPFLPGLLQLRLVRNTGAAFSMLSDSTALLGLLSMLVSLGLLGWIWRSKRLDLWLGLALAFLLGGTLGNGIDRWQLGYVTDFLELVPFRFPIFNGADIAINLAVLCFAIDALSQRNGQAKS from the coding sequence ATGATCAGCCGCAGCAACCGACTGATCCGGCGTCGCACGATTGTGTTGATCAGCCTGTTGATCCTGCTGCTGGATCAAGCCTCGAAATATTGGGCTCGTTCCCAACTGCTACCGAATCTGTCGCAGCCATTCCTACCTGGATTGCTGCAGTTAAGGCTTGTGCGCAACACGGGCGCCGCCTTCAGCATGTTGAGTGATTCCACCGCCCTGCTCGGACTCCTCAGCATGCTTGTTTCGCTTGGCTTGCTGGGCTGGATCTGGCGATCCAAGCGACTCGACCTCTGGTTAGGACTGGCCCTGGCCTTCCTACTGGGCGGAACGCTTGGCAATGGCATCGACCGCTGGCAACTGGGCTATGTCACCGACTTCCTGGAGCTCGTGCCCTTCCGTTTTCCCATCTTCAACGGCGCAGACATCGCCATCAACCTCGCCGTCCTCTGCTTCGCCATCGACGCTCTCTCCCAACGCAATGGACAAGCGAAATCCTGA
- a CDS encoding TerB family tellurite resistance protein — translation MSDNNTQTVLLQIARSIALSDGNISDEEERLLKDLPERLYLKETTPDYRPNQPQSLTELAKLLTNHTDQCTAVRVACLVAGVSRNPGDDSDINPKERLAYRELIAALQVSEEELSEIQWSVKEELQQKPSLLNVILDAIYGKDGWPDQALLPPDFPMI, via the coding sequence GTGAGCGACAACAACACACAAACAGTTCTTCTGCAGATTGCGAGGTCCATCGCGTTGAGTGATGGCAACATTTCAGATGAGGAAGAGCGTTTGCTCAAAGACTTACCTGAGCGCCTTTATCTCAAGGAAACCACCCCTGATTACAGGCCTAATCAGCCACAAAGTTTGACTGAGCTGGCCAAGTTGCTCACGAATCACACCGATCAGTGCACAGCGGTCAGGGTTGCTTGTTTGGTTGCTGGTGTGTCAAGGAACCCAGGCGATGATTCTGATATCAATCCAAAAGAACGGTTGGCTTATCGCGAGTTGATCGCAGCTCTTCAAGTTTCGGAGGAGGAATTAAGCGAAATTCAATGGTCTGTAAAAGAGGAGCTTCAACAGAAACCCTCGCTTCTCAACGTGATTTTGGACGCCATTTATGGAAAAGATGGATGGCCCGACCAAGCCTTGCTCCCACCTGATTTCCCAATGATTTGA
- a CDS encoding peroxiredoxin has product MALTIGDRAPEIALEDQDGVLRRRDELQDKVLVLFFYPKDDTPGCTAEACAFRDTYATFEALGAVVWGVSSDDAVSHRKFAQRYQLPFPLLSDQGQRLRTSFGVPKVLGLLPGRVTYVIDAEGTIRHLFNNMLDGPAHVREAERIVTELSKG; this is encoded by the coding sequence ATGGCGCTCACGATCGGAGACCGGGCACCTGAGATCGCCCTCGAAGATCAAGACGGCGTGTTGCGTCGTCGTGATGAGCTGCAAGACAAGGTCTTGGTGTTGTTTTTCTACCCCAAAGACGACACCCCTGGTTGTACGGCAGAAGCTTGTGCTTTTCGCGATACCTACGCCACTTTCGAGGCTCTCGGTGCTGTGGTTTGGGGTGTGAGCAGCGACGATGCTGTGAGCCATCGAAAATTTGCTCAGCGCTACCAGTTGCCGTTCCCTCTCCTTAGTGATCAGGGGCAGCGCCTGCGCACGAGTTTCGGGGTTCCAAAAGTTCTTGGCCTGCTTCCAGGACGGGTGACCTATGTCATTGATGCAGAGGGCACCATTCGCCATCTCTTCAACAACATGCTTGATGGCCCGGCGCACGTGCGTGAAGCCGAGCGGATCGTGACGGAGCTGTCAAAAGGATGA
- a CDS encoding transglycosylase domain-containing protein, translating into MDKRNPDGPSSAQLIIHQPGQADRTIALHGDGYRIGRDGPLEVSIDHPAVSRQHALLQRQGRRWILQDLDSTNGLWWKGRRVKQLELRDGDNVQFAPALDATAPFLHFDDATGRRRHRIERWLGLCLLGCLGGGGALLLLSNLTMPIRGQLARVRGPVAIYDGNNQPLASVDSSRHRELKSVNAFSPQLVDALLSSEDNRFWWHPGVDPIGTLRAFSTNLIGGQVLEGGSSLTQQLARSLYPDYVGDGDTLARKWKELLVSLQLESRFSKSQLLLSYLNRVYLGVGWGFEDASRVFFDQSATDLNVQQAALLVGLLPSPNGHDPCQFPQRALKARNRVINKMADGGRLSLEQARLARRQPIQLAKQACSREQVSRSAPFYTDQVRRDLTELVGPDVADEGNFLIETHLDPVLQSVVERQLSGVLANNATHGVQEGAAVVLDSRTGGVLAIAGGRDYDSSQFNRASMAMRQPGSTFKLITYLAALEQGLKPNDTLDCSPLRWGGQRFDSSCSGQLTLARAFASSHNTAALRLAQRVGLDQVVSMAKRLGISTPLDPVPGLALGQSEVRLIELTSAYAAVANGGIWQPPTTIRRLLDAETCRLDRPSGCGSLTGDGDTGDGSSEQSSQRQTSRRVLKGQTAQHMQGLMRAVIRSGTGRSASLGGQEGGKTGTTNDGRDLLFIGYEPSRHWVLGIWLGNDDNSPSASSSALAASLWSRIMRAAGQGGVAGR; encoded by the coding sequence ATGGACAAGCGAAATCCTGACGGCCCCTCCTCAGCCCAACTGATCATTCATCAGCCAGGTCAAGCAGATCGAACCATTGCATTGCATGGCGATGGCTATCGGATTGGACGCGATGGTCCTCTGGAAGTCAGCATCGATCATCCGGCCGTCAGTCGCCAACACGCTTTGCTGCAACGCCAAGGCCGGCGGTGGATCCTTCAAGATTTGGACTCCACCAATGGCTTGTGGTGGAAGGGTCGCCGGGTGAAGCAGCTGGAACTTCGCGATGGAGACAACGTTCAGTTTGCGCCGGCCTTAGATGCAACGGCTCCCTTTCTGCACTTCGACGATGCAACAGGGCGACGACGCCATCGAATTGAACGCTGGTTGGGCCTGTGCTTATTGGGATGCCTTGGTGGTGGTGGTGCGCTGTTATTGCTGTCCAACCTCACCATGCCGATCCGCGGTCAATTGGCACGCGTGCGCGGTCCTGTCGCCATCTACGACGGCAATAACCAACCGCTGGCCTCGGTTGACTCCAGTCGTCATCGCGAGCTCAAGTCGGTGAATGCGTTTTCCCCCCAACTCGTTGACGCTCTGCTGAGCAGTGAAGACAACCGCTTCTGGTGGCATCCGGGGGTCGATCCCATTGGCACGCTGAGAGCCTTCAGCACCAATTTGATCGGCGGACAGGTGCTGGAGGGAGGCAGCAGTCTCACGCAGCAATTAGCGCGCAGCCTCTATCCCGATTACGTGGGGGATGGCGACACCCTGGCCAGGAAATGGAAAGAGCTGCTCGTGTCCTTGCAGTTGGAAAGTCGCTTCAGCAAAAGCCAGTTGCTGCTGAGCTACCTCAATCGCGTGTACTTAGGCGTTGGTTGGGGATTTGAAGATGCCTCACGCGTGTTTTTTGATCAATCAGCAACAGACCTGAATGTGCAGCAAGCAGCACTCTTAGTGGGTTTGTTGCCATCACCCAATGGCCATGATCCCTGTCAGTTTCCACAGCGCGCGCTCAAGGCTCGCAACCGGGTTATCAACAAAATGGCCGACGGCGGTCGCCTGTCCTTGGAGCAGGCACGACTGGCGCGTCGACAACCGATTCAATTGGCAAAACAGGCCTGCAGTCGAGAACAGGTCAGTCGTTCCGCACCCTTTTACACCGATCAAGTGCGCCGAGACCTCACAGAGCTCGTGGGCCCAGACGTGGCTGATGAAGGAAATTTCTTGATCGAAACCCACTTAGACCCTGTTCTGCAATCCGTGGTGGAACGCCAGCTGAGCGGTGTATTAGCCAACAATGCAACACATGGCGTTCAGGAGGGAGCCGCTGTTGTGCTGGACAGCCGCACAGGCGGGGTTCTCGCCATCGCGGGTGGTCGTGACTACGACTCGAGCCAGTTCAACCGTGCCTCGATGGCAATGCGCCAACCCGGCAGCACCTTCAAACTCATCACTTACCTAGCGGCCCTTGAGCAAGGACTAAAACCCAACGACACCTTGGATTGCAGCCCACTTCGCTGGGGAGGACAACGCTTTGACAGCTCCTGTTCAGGCCAACTGACCCTGGCTCGCGCCTTCGCCTCAAGCCACAACACTGCAGCGTTGCGCCTCGCCCAACGCGTAGGTCTGGACCAAGTGGTGAGCATGGCGAAACGTCTTGGAATCTCCACTCCCCTAGATCCTGTACCGGGGCTAGCTCTTGGACAGAGTGAAGTCCGCTTGATTGAGCTCACCAGTGCCTATGCCGCTGTGGCCAATGGCGGCATCTGGCAACCTCCCACCACCATCCGTCGTTTGCTCGATGCAGAAACCTGCCGCTTGGATCGCCCAAGTGGCTGCGGCAGCCTCACTGGAGATGGAGATACTGGAGATGGCAGTTCTGAACAAAGCAGTCAGCGCCAAACGTCTCGTCGTGTCCTGAAGGGACAGACAGCTCAGCACATGCAGGGCTTAATGCGAGCAGTCATTCGCAGCGGCACCGGCCGTTCAGCCTCGCTCGGTGGACAGGAAGGAGGAAAAACAGGAACCACCAACGATGGGCGTGACCTGCTGTTCATTGGCTACGAACCGAGTCGCCATTGGGTGCTGGGAATCTGGCTGGGCAACGATGACAACAGTCCTTCAGCCAGTTCCAGCGCCTTAGCAGCCTCGCTCTGGAGTCGCATCATGCGTGCTGCTGGACAGGGGGGTGTGGCGGGCCGATGA